The nucleotide sequence TTCGCGCCTTCACGCTCGCCGTTCTCAGCGTATGCCTGCTGACCGTCACGGCCGGCGCCGCCGAGGTCCGCGTGATGATCTCGGGCGGGCTGACGGCGGCCTACAAGGCGCTGGTTCCTGAATTCGAGCGTGCGACGGGCCATAAAGTGCTGACCGCCTACGGGCCGTCGATGGGCACGACGACCAATGCGATCCCGGTGCGGCTGGAGCGCGGCGAACCTGCGGACGTGCTGATCATGGTCGGCTATGCGCTCGACGATCTCGCCAAGAAGGGCAAGGCGGTCGCCGACAGCAAAGTCGATCTCGTCAAATCGCCGATCGCGGTCGCCGTCAAATCAGGCACGCCGAAGCCGGACATCTCTACGCCCGACGCGCTCAAGCGCGCGCTGCTGGCGGTGAAGACCATCGCCTATTCCGACAGCGCCAGCGGCGTCTACGTCTCGACCGAGATGTTCGGCAAGCTCGGCATTGCCGAGGAAATGAAGGACAAGGCGCGGAAGATTCCGGCCACGCCCGTCGGTGAGATCGTCGCGCGCGGCGACGCCGAGATCGGCTTCCAGCAGATGAGCGAATTGAAGCCGGTGGAAGGCATCGAGATCGTAGGTCCTTTGCCGGACGAGTTGCAGAAGATCACGGTATTTTCCGCAGGCATTGCCACCGTCTCCAAGGAGCCCGATGCCGGCAAGGCGCTGATCAAGTTCCTCGCCTCCCCCGCCGCCCGCGGCGAGATCGTCAAGAGCGGCATGGATCCGATCGCGTCGGGCGCGACGAACTAAAGCACCGCAGGGCCTGAACGGAAAATCGCGAAAACAACCCCATGCAAAGTAGGCTTGCGCCCCGGCTCGCAGCACTCGCGCTGCCCTGCGTCCGGGCACGAGAAGAAAAAAGCTCGCTCATCGTCCATACTTAGCGTTACACCAGCAACCCAAGTAACAAATTTTTCCGCCCGCCTCTAAAGGCTTTCCAAACCGCCTGACCCGAATTGTATACCAGCTTTCGCCTGCGTCTGATTGAACCATCGAGATATCGTAATCGAGGCCTGCCTTGATATAGCGGTACTTGTTCCTGTCTTTCGGTGCTATGTCGTTCGGCCCATCTCTTGTATAGGCATCCATCATGACCCCGTTCGGATCGGAGCCGGCGTAGCGGCAATAGTTGACATCGCGCTCGGCTACACACTGTTTTAACAGGTCCACGGCTTGATCGGCGACAGCGACAAACTGCTCAACGGTCACGCCGGCGGGCAGTTCGCTGCCTAGTTGGCGCCCACGGTCACGGACAGCACGGCGTATCCTCGGCCGGACCTCTTCGACAAAGTCGGTAGTCCACATGAATCCCTTCGAAGGGCAGACGTTCGCGCCGAAATGCGGCTGCGTCGCCCATGCACCAATGAACAGCATGACACCAAAGACACAGGCGAATGGAACGAGCCACCCACGGCGCCGTACACCGGTTTGAGGATTCCGGGGCCATGCGTGAAGCAACAACCGCATGATGCAAACGAACGCCATCAGAGTGAACATCGTCGCGAAGGGCACCTGCAGCACCAGCCGGAGCAGCAGCGGCACGCCCAGGAGCACCGCTGCAAAAATGGCGGCTTTTCGATATCGCAAGTTGTTCAGACGGGCGAAGGCGGACACAGTCATCTTCTTCCAGATTTCGCGGTTTCAGATGGGGTTGTCATGCGATGTATCTTGCTGCCTCGCCCATCTTGCGCGGCCCGCCGACCATCATGTCGCCGCCTCGCCCTTTTCCGCCTCGCCCACCGGCCGCACCTTCATCTTCTCCAGCACCGCCGGATCGACCAGCCGGCTGACGATCGGATGGATGCGGATGGGTTTGTCCTTCACGACCTCGTGGCCTCTCCCTTATGTCCATGCAGAGTCACATGGCTCGCGATCGAGGCGGCAAGCTCACCGCAGAGCCGACCTTCGACATCACCTGTCTCTACCATGTCGCCAACCCCTTCATGCGGGATGTACGCCCGATTCGTCGCCGGAAGATAAAGCTAGACGTCGCACCTACGGGTTGCAAACGACCACAGGAGCGAGCCCTAACGTTTCATGAAGGGAGGAGAGTGATCTGCCGCGGTTGGGCGCTCGAGCCATAAAGGCAAACGCCGGATTGTCGCGCTCGCCCGATCTCGCATTCGTCAGGTAAAGCGCTGTTAACGATTTTTGAAAGCGTATCGGTGTCAGCCTTGGCAGGAAGAGACGAAATGATCGGATGGGGCGGCAGGCAAATCCACTTCGATACCGACATGGATCCGATCGCGGCAATGGTGACGAACCTAGCGATGCATGCCGTGCTGCATGGCCAGCAGCACGATGACGGCCAGCGCCAGCACGACGGTCGTGCTTTTCCAGAACAGCAGCGGGTTGCGCTCGATCAGCGGCGTCGATGATGTGGCGAGATAGTTCGCATTGGGATGCCGCAGGTCGAACAAAAATTCCGAGAAGCTGTCATAGCGCTTGTAGGGATTGGGATGCACGGCCTTCTCGAGCGTGCCATCGATCCATTGCGGCAGGTCCCGGTCCCCATGTGACGCCGGACGATAGACCAGCCTGTTGAACTGTGATCGCGTCCGCGCATTCGCGATCTGCGAACCGTAGGGCAGTCTTCCGGTCAACATCTGATAGGTGATGACACCGAGCGAGAACAGGTCGGAGCGTGAGGTCGCCGGCTCGCCGAGAAAATATTCGGGCGCGGTGTATTGCTGGGTGCCGAGAATGTCGTTGTGCATGCCTGACGGTTCGGCCTCGACGACGCCGGTGATTTTCGTTGAGCCAAAATCGATGATCTTCACCGTGCCCGTGGCGTCGATCATGATGTTGTCGGGCCGGATGTCCTGGTGCAGCATCTCCTTGCGGTGGAAGGCGCGCAGCCCCTTGGCGATCTGCTCGACGATGCCGCGCACGGTTTCCAGCCCTGGCTTTGGATTGTCGATCATCCATTGCGTCAGCGTCTGCCCCTCGATGTATTCGGTCGCGACATACAGGAAGTTGCGCTTGCGCTGCAGCAGGCAGGGTTTCAGCACATGCGGGCTGTCGATCCGCCGCGCCACCCACTCCTCCATCATGAACCGCTTCAGGTAGGCCGGATCGTCGCGCAGATCGATCGACGGAATCTTGATGGTGACCACGGCGTCGGTTTCGATATCGACGGCGAGATAGATGTGACTGCGGCTGGAGCCGTGCAGCTCCCGGACGATCCGGTAGCCATCGAACACCGCCCGCGCCTCCAGCAGCGGCGGCAGCGGCAGTTCATGCGGCTGCGCAAACACTTCGCTGGCAGCACCATCAGGCACCTCATCGACGCGGACGATCTGAACGGTGAGATTGTCCTCGCTGCCAGCCTCAAAAGCCTGGTCGACAATCCCCTTCGCCGCTGCGTCGAGATCGGCGCCGGCTTCGTTCACCGCCTTTGCAATGCGACGGGCGCTGAGATGCTCATAGATGCCATCGGTCGCGAGCACAAAGACGTCGCCCGACTCGAGCCGCAGCATCTGGTAGTCGATCTCGATCTGCGGATTTACGCCAAGCGCCCGGCCGAGATAGCTCTGCTGCGAGGAGATGACGATGCGGTGGTCGTTGGTGAGCTGCTCCAGCGTGTTGCCGGAGAGACGATAGATGCGGGAATCGCCGATGTGGAAGAGATGCGCCGTGGTCGACTTGATGACCATGGCGCTAAGCGTACAGACGTAACCGCGATCCTTGTCATAGGCATACTGGCTGCGCGTCTGCGAATGCAGCCAGGAATTGGTCGCCTCCAGCACGCGCTGCGCCGAGGTGCGCACCGACCAGGATTCCGAGGTGCAGTAATAGTCGGTCAAAAACCCCTTGACCGCCGATTCCGCGGCGACCCGGCTGACCTTGCTCGTGCTGATGCCGTCGGCCAGCACGATGGAAATGCCCTTGAGGCTGAGCAGCGGCTCGTCCGGGATCAGGACGCCGTGGAAATCCTGGTTGGTTTCCTTGGCTCCCTTATCGGAAAATTGTCCGATCGATATTTTCAGCTCGCGCGGCATTCCCGGCTTTCGCGACAATGGGCCTCTCCCCTTACGAGGAGAGGCCCATCCTCATCTCAAGATCAAGCGGCAATGCGCGAGGACGGCCGCGAAGATGCTGCAGCCGACGCGCTGCGCGACGGGCCGGTCTTGACGTGGGTCGCGTACAGCGTCAGCCCGGTGAAGGCGAGGCCGCCGACGAGGTTGCCGACCACGGTCGGAATCTCGTTCCAGAAGATATAGTCGAACCAGGTGAACTTGCCGCCGAGCAGCAGGCCCGACGGGAACAGGAACATGTTCACGATGGAATGCTCGAAGGTCATGAAGAAGAACAGCATGATCGGCATCCACATCGCGATCACCTTGCCGCTGACCTGGGTGGAGATCATTGCGCCGACCACGCCGGCCGACACCATCCAGTTGCAGAGCATGCCGCGGACGAACAGCGTCAGCATGCCGGCCGCGCCGTGATTGGCATAGCCGACGGTGCGGCTTTCGCCGATCTGGCCGATCACCGTGCCGACCTTGTCCGGCGGCGAGGAGAAGCCAAAGGTGAACACGATCGCCATCATCACCGCCACCGTGAACGCGCCGGCAAAATTGCCGATGAACACGAGGCTCCAGTTGCGCAGCACGCCGCCGAGCGTGACGCCCGGGCGCTTGTCGATCAGTGCCAGCGGACACAGAACGAAGACGCCGGTGAGCAGGTCGAAGCCAAACAGGTACAGCATGCAGAAGCCGACCGGAAAAAACGCGGCGCCGACGATCGGCGTGCCGGTCTGCACGTTGATGGTCACCGCCATCGCCGCGGCGAGCGCGAGGATCGCACCGGCCATGTAGGCGCGGATGACCGTATCGCGCGTCGACATGAAGATTTTGGATTCTCCGGCGTCGACCATCTTGGTCACGAATTCCGAAGGCGCGAGATAGGCCATTCCATTTCCCCTTTTCGAGACAAGGTTGAAGCGCGCCGGATGCTGCGCAGCCGTGCACCGATTAAGTGAAAAATCTTGCCGTCCTCGTGCGCGACAAATCCGGCGCCGCCTTTGAACGGCACAGAACGACGCAGGTCACGCCCGATAAGGGACTTAGGATGCGCGAGCCATCATGAGGTGGTCCCGAAGACTGCTCGAAGCGCCTCACGCGAGGCCGCTTGATCCAACGCCGTCGGCCAACGCTGGCCTTGGCAATCCGAAAGGACGGCAGTCGTCATTGACTGAGACAGGATTAAGCAATCGATGTGCCAACCCGAAACCGGGCCGTGGGCTGGAAAAAGCGCGTATATCTACGTGGTTATGGCCCGATCGCGCGGCGGCTGACCGGGATCGGTGCCTTGTATTTGTGCAGTTGCACAGATGTTAGCGCCCGCCGCGCAGGCCGCTAACGCTGTCATTCCGGGGCGCGCGTAGCGCGAACCCGGAATCCATTCAACCTCTACACAAGGTGCAGAATGGATTCCGGGTTCGATGCTTCGCATCGCCCCGGAATGACGAGAGGATAGACCATCGTTCAGGCAGCTCTCGCCTACTTCGTCTGCGTCCGCACCGGCCGGTCCTTCAGGCCGTTATTGTCATAGGCCTTGCGCAGCGTGCCGTTGGCGATCGCCTCGGTCAGAAACTTGACCGTAAACGCCAGCGACAGCGGACGATTGGGCGGCACGGCGACAGCCGTCACCGTCTGCTTGAAGGTTTCGTCCAGCACGCGCGTGCCCGGGATCTGTTTTGCCATGGCGTTGAGCTGGTCGCGCGACAGCGCGAACGCGTCGATCTCGCCGGCCTTGAGCAGGCCGAAGATTTCGTCGTAGGTCTGGTAGCCCGTGACCTTGGCGTTCTTCAGATGCGCGATCGCGCCGCGCATCGTGGTCGTGTTGTTGACGGCAGCGACCTTGATCCCGGGCTGATCGAGCGTTGCAAAATTCGTGACCTGTGAAGCTGGCTTGACGATGTAGGTCGCGTCCGCGACCTCATAGATCGGCCCAAACGCCATCCTGCCCTCACGTTCCGGATCTTTCGGCAGGAAGGTGACGTCCCAGGTGCCTTTGGAGACCGCATCGACGATCTGCCCGGAATTGTTGTGCGCGACATATTCGACGGGGACGCCAAGTTGCTCCGCCATCGCCTTGCCGAGATCGACCGGCACGCCGGCATAGCCGGTTTCGGTCTTGGTCGACCAGAAGGCGCCACCGGCCGGACTGATCGCAATCGCAACCCGTAGCTTGCCGGTCGGCGCGATCTCGTCCTTCAAGGCATCGGCAGCGGCGGGCGCGGTCATCATCACTGCTACTCCGAGAAAGAGGCCGGCAATTTTCGGCGAGGGTTGATTGGACATCGGGTGCTCCTTCCCCAGCCGGCGGCTGGCGTCGCGCTCACCCTTTCACGGATGATCAGCGCTTCTTTTTCTTAGCCGCAGCGGCGGCTTTTGGTGCCCCCGCAGCCGGTGTTGCCGGCTTGGCCGGATCGGCCGTTTCGAACTTGCCGATCGCAATGATCTGGACGCGCGCATTGGCAGGCGACGCCGGACGACTGACATCCTGCAACTGTTCCTCGCCCAGACCAAGGGCCTGAAGCCGTTTCGGCGACACCTTGAAGGTGTTGACCAGGACATCGCGGACCGATTCGGCGCGCCGCTGGCTCAGGATCAGATTGTGGTCGCGCCTTCCGGCAGACTCGACATGATCGACGATCAGATAGCGATAGGGTCGCGTCTTCGGATCTGTGAGCGCGTCGGCGATGCTGCCGATTGTCTGATAGGAGGCCGGCCGGATCAGGGACGAGTCCTGGTCGAACACGACGTCGAAACGGAGTTGCGGCAGCTTCGTCAGTTGCGGCGCGATCGGCGGCCGCTTTTGCGGCTGGGCATCCGCCCTTGCCTTGATGCGATCGGCGGCCTGCTGGCGCAAGGCGGCCAGGTCGATATCCGACTCGGCGTCGACGGCAAGCTTCTCAATGATATCGCCACTCGACATGGCCGCTTGCGCGCGCGCGGTCGTCGGCAAGGCAAGCAGGACCAAGGCAGCAAGCAAGAAACCGATACCGCGCAGTTTTTCCCCCCAAAGCATCAGCGATACCCCGCCGCGCTGATCGCCTTGTTGCAGTTCGGGGTCGCCTTCTTGGTCGATTCCAACAGGCATTGCAGCCCCTTCACGGGATCCTGCCGGACCTCGCCGCACAGCCGGTTCAACTCCCAATTGCACAGCTTTACGAGCGAAGTGCGCGCGGTGATGCGTTGCTGGATGGCGCCGAGAGCCTGGGGATAATCGGCCTTGCACTTCGCCGACACCACGTCCTGGTTGCGGCCCAGGCACTCCTTCAGGCGCGTCGCGTCGAAATTGACGCCGCGGCAATTGTCGTCGATGTCTTTGCCGCAACTCGCGGCCAGCATGGCCGCGGCCTCCTCGAATTTCATGGTCTGGGCCGCCGCCAGCGACGGCACCAATATCGCAATGATGAACAGGAAAAGTCGGATTCGGGTCATGCGCGCACCTCACACAAGGAGGGTGGCGATGGTCAAGTGTTCTGTTTGGGTTCACGGCAGTCCAGTCGGGCTATTGCGCCGCAGCAAATCGTCGCGGGCAGCAAAACCCCATGCCCCAGCCGCCGGCACCATGACGGAATGATGACGCCATCAGTTCAACAGCCCGGCTGCCAACGATCGAGTGACCTCACGGCGCCGTCTGCGCCGCCGGCACCTTGATCTCCCGCGGCAGGATGAGCGCTGCCACGATCACCAGCAGGCACAGCGCGCCGAACGCCTGCAGCATGGTGACGAAGCCGCCCTTCTCGTAAAGCCATGCCACCAGACCGACGGACGCACCCGCCGCGGTAAAGCCGATGAAGTAGCGCACCGAATAGGCGCGCGACCGCCACTCCTCGCTGGTGTATTTGCCGACCATGGCGTCGTTGACGGTGACCTGCCCGAACGCGCCCATCACGATGCCGATAGAGGCGATGATCAGTGGCAGATTCGACAGCGTCGCCGCGAAATACATGAACGGCGCCAGCAAAAATGACAGCGGCAGCATCACGGCTCTCAGCGAATAATGGTCGATCAACTTGCCGATCGTATATTGCGTCATCGCGCCGAACACATAGACGCCGGCCGCGATGACTCCGAGCAACGCCGGGCTGCTGGTCACGCCGGCCAGCCGCTCAGCGAACAGTTTCGGCATCGCCACGGTGATGGCGTTGAACGTGGTGGATATCGCGATCACCACGATCAGCAGGGCCAGCAACACCCGCCACATGTCCTGCTTGGCCACGCGCACCTGCGCCGCTGCCTGCCTGGTGCCCGTTCGGTCCTCGTGCACGACCATCAAGGCAAAGGCGACGCCAATCAGGACCGTGACGATTCCCGGCGCGATGAAGGCCCAGCGCCAGCCGAGATATTGCCCGATCACGCCGGTGACCAGCGCCGAGGACGCAACGCCGAGATTGCCCCAGACGCCGTTCAGGCCCATCTCGCGGCCGAGCTTGTCGGCATAGGACACGATCATCGCGGTGCCGACGGGATGATAGATCGAGGCGAACAGGCCGATCGCGAGCAGCGCCGCACCGAGCTGCAGCGGGCTCGAGACGAAGCCGACCGCGATCATCGACGCGCCGATGCCGAGGAAGAAGATTACCATCATGTGGCGGCGGCTCCAGCGGTCGCCAAGCCAGCCGGTGATGAGCGAGCCGGCACCGAAGGCGACGAAGCCCGGGGTGGCGTAAGGCAGCAGTTCCGAATAGGCCATGCCGAGCGCGGGCCCCATGATGATGACGGCGGCGGCGAAAATCAGCATCGCATAATGGTCGATGAAATGGGCGGCATTGACGAAAGTGATCACCCGGCTGGGGCTGTTCATGGTCGATTCCCGAATCCCGCAATTTTCCGAAATAGGTTATAGGTGGTTGTCCTGACGGGATGTCGCCAATGAATATCGCCGAAAAGCCAATTGCCGCCATCATCGGACACCGCATCTCGACCGGCGACGGCATCCACATGATTGCGAACAGCTACAATACAAGAAGGGCGTCCGGCTCGACACCCACATGCATCGCGAGGCGCAGCTCGTTTATGCCGCCAAAGGCACGATGCAGGTGACGACGCCGAAAGGCCGCTGGCTGGTGCCGCCGGATCGCGCGGTCTGGGTCCCCGCCCTGTCGGAACACGCGATCGACGTGCTGGCCGATATCGAGATGCGGACGCTCTATTTCGAACTCGACTGGCTGCAGCGCGAGGCGCGCAGCCACAGCCTCGTCGCGGAATTCGTGGTGCGGGTGTCGCCGCTGCTGCATCAGACCATACTCGCGCTGTTCGACGATCGCGGCGACCGCGAGCGAACGGAGCTTCTATTACGGCTCGCGATGATGGAGCTGGACCAGGCGGAGGATT is from Bradyrhizobium sp. AZCC 2176 and encodes:
- a CDS encoding bifunctional protein-serine/threonine kinase/phosphatase, whose product is MPRELKISIGQFSDKGAKETNQDFHGVLIPDEPLLSLKGISIVLADGISTSKVSRVAAESAVKGFLTDYYCTSESWSVRTSAQRVLEATNSWLHSQTRSQYAYDKDRGYVCTLSAMVIKSTTAHLFHIGDSRIYRLSGNTLEQLTNDHRIVISSQQSYLGRALGVNPQIEIDYQMLRLESGDVFVLATDGIYEHLSARRIAKAVNEAGADLDAAAKGIVDQAFEAGSEDNLTVQIVRVDEVPDGAASEVFAQPHELPLPPLLEARAVFDGYRIVRELHGSSRSHIYLAVDIETDAVVTIKIPSIDLRDDPAYLKRFMMEEWVARRIDSPHVLKPCLLQRKRNFLYVATEYIEGQTLTQWMIDNPKPGLETVRGIVEQIAKGLRAFHRKEMLHQDIRPDNIMIDATGTVKIIDFGSTKITGVVEAEPSGMHNDILGTQQYTAPEYFLGEPATSRSDLFSLGVITYQMLTGRLPYGSQIANARTRSQFNRLVYRPASHGDRDLPQWIDGTLEKAVHPNPYKRYDSFSEFLFDLRHPNANYLATSSTPLIERNPLLFWKSTTVVLALAVIVLLAMQHGMHR
- a CDS encoding MFS transporter; amino-acid sequence: MNSPSRVITFVNAAHFIDHYAMLIFAAAVIIMGPALGMAYSELLPYATPGFVAFGAGSLITGWLGDRWSRRHMMVIFFLGIGASMIAVGFVSSPLQLGAALLAIGLFASIYHPVGTAMIVSYADKLGREMGLNGVWGNLGVASSALVTGVIGQYLGWRWAFIAPGIVTVLIGVAFALMVVHEDRTGTRQAAAQVRVAKQDMWRVLLALLIVVIAISTTFNAITVAMPKLFAERLAGVTSSPALLGVIAAGVYVFGAMTQYTIGKLIDHYSLRAVMLPLSFLLAPFMYFAATLSNLPLIIASIGIVMGAFGQVTVNDAMVGKYTSEEWRSRAYSVRYFIGFTAAGASVGLVAWLYEKGGFVTMLQAFGALCLLVIVAALILPREIKVPAAQTAP
- a CDS encoding OmpA family protein, with amino-acid sequence MSSGDIIEKLAVDAESDIDLAALRQQAADRIKARADAQPQKRPPIAPQLTKLPQLRFDVVFDQDSSLIRPASYQTIGSIADALTDPKTRPYRYLIVDHVESAGRRDHNLILSQRRAESVRDVLVNTFKVSPKRLQALGLGEEQLQDVSRPASPANARVQIIAIGKFETADPAKPATPAAGAPKAAAAAKKKKR
- a CDS encoding AraC family transcriptional regulator, producing the protein MHREAQLVYAAKGTMQVTTPKGRWLVPPDRAVWVPALSEHAIDVLADIEMRTLYFELDWLQREARSHSLVAEFVVRVSPLLHQTILALFDDRGDRERTELLLRLAMMELDQAEDSATFIPLPREPRCRRAADIVLADPTGNHEIETLAREVGTSVRTLSRLFSSESQLSFKSWCQRARIAAAIEKLSTDANVSVKQLASDLGYASVPAFSHAFRQVTGKTPTEFAGKE
- a CDS encoding formate/nitrite transporter family protein; its protein translation is MAYLAPSEFVTKMVDAGESKIFMSTRDTVIRAYMAGAILALAAAMAVTINVQTGTPIVGAAFFPVGFCMLYLFGFDLLTGVFVLCPLALIDKRPGVTLGGVLRNWSLVFIGNFAGAFTVAVMMAIVFTFGFSSPPDKVGTVIGQIGESRTVGYANHGAAGMLTLFVRGMLCNWMVSAGVVGAMISTQVSGKVIAMWMPIMLFFFMTFEHSIVNMFLFPSGLLLGGKFTWFDYIFWNEIPTVVGNLVGGLAFTGLTLYATHVKTGPSRSASAAASSRPSSRIAA
- a CDS encoding transporter substrate-binding domain-containing protein, with protein sequence MTAPAAADALKDEIAPTGKLRVAIAISPAGGAFWSTKTETGYAGVPVDLGKAMAEQLGVPVEYVAHNNSGQIVDAVSKGTWDVTFLPKDPEREGRMAFGPIYEVADATYIVKPASQVTNFATLDQPGIKVAAVNNTTTMRGAIAHLKNAKVTGYQTYDEIFGLLKAGEIDAFALSRDQLNAMAKQIPGTRVLDETFKQTVTAVAVPPNRPLSLAFTVKFLTEAIANGTLRKAYDNNGLKDRPVRTQTK
- a CDS encoding substrate-binding domain-containing protein translates to MRLSTDLRAFTLAVLSVCLLTVTAGAAEVRVMISGGLTAAYKALVPEFERATGHKVLTAYGPSMGTTTNAIPVRLERGEPADVLIMVGYALDDLAKKGKAVADSKVDLVKSPIAVAVKSGTPKPDISTPDALKRALLAVKTIAYSDSASGVYVSTEMFGKLGIAEEMKDKARKIPATPVGEIVARGDAEIGFQQMSELKPVEGIEIVGPLPDELQKITVFSAGIATVSKEPDAGKALIKFLASPAARGEIVKSGMDPIASGATN